From the genome of Phycodurus eques isolate BA_2022a chromosome 22, UOR_Pequ_1.1, whole genome shotgun sequence, one region includes:
- the si:dkey-14d8.1 gene encoding zinc finger protein 35, producing the protein MERRSEGAGGGGALPLASLRLMASPLQLTYSYMWQVIRQRNVSQYKKVEEFVTMVTQTVPELMSFKQTAQLVLGLRARIILDLLQREGQPDSRTIQTLINKLKITTHPGDAEVEKCQTNFMVLVQNLLKSATERKHFFKEVFPVQYGTKFDTALQTLTAGLVCKLEQLLPVPNLSQLSAMISSEPTNLDACGGFIPEGSDLKTLLLYQQSKGLLSGKATISSSVGECVLSSLAFRPKPVEPPPPPPPPPPPPPPPPPPPQPVVSPPIASPLADHDDLGDMSDQSDDMAVLVTASQVDTAASSGAAKGLPQTAVSEANLGLEAEQRKGDDEAVTVDKLEQPRTPLKSIPFKVVTVPMKTASPHSTVTKDGQKVQTQRVTLHQWVSQIATNTISLPALPPLPLDRLSDDDYSRPSIRRKKQIRPPADRFNCSMCDKSFPYQSKLMDHERIHTGEKPFACTSCNKSFRTQAFLNNHLKTHSTARPYACGQCGKCFAKLQSLTKHMLAHSGQKPFYCDICNKGFTQSTYFKRHMECHTSQMTFPCKHCNKSFPTSFKLSNHERWHTRDRPHMCERCGKRFLVPSLLKRHMGYHIGDRQYLCSQCGKTFVYLSDLKRHQQDHIPKAKIPCPVCQKKFSSKYCLRVHLRIHTRERPYRCSICEKSFTQVGNLKVHIRLHTNERPFSCEVCGKTYKLASHLNVHKRTHSCKKPWMCDTCGKGFTVPGLLKNHEQVHLREANPDLAAKRRNRGKQKKNSLKRKFDEEEEEGIDEY; encoded by the exons ATGGAGAGGCGGTCCGAGGGCGCTG GCGGTGGAGGGGCTCTCCCCCTGGCCTCCCTCCGACTGATGGCCTCCCCGCTGCAGCTGACGTACTCCTACATGTGGCAGGTGATCCGCCAGAGGAACGTCAGTCAGTACAAGAAGGTGGAGGAGTTTGTCACCATGGTGACACAGACTGTTCCGGAGCTCATGAGTTTCAAGCAGACGGCCCAGCTCGTCTTGGGTTTGAGGGCAAGG ATCATTTTGGATTTACTCCAGAGGGAGGGTCAACCAGACTCCCGCACTATTCAAACACTAATAAATAAACTGAAGATCACTACACATCCAGGG GATGCGGAAGTGGAGAAATGTCAAACCAACTTCATGGTGCTGGTCCAGAATCTGCTGAAAAGCGCCACAGAGAGGAAGCACTTCTTTAAG GAAGTGTTCCCAGTTCAGTATGGCACAAAGTTTGACACGGCGCTGCAGACTCTGACCGCCGGTCTGGTGTGCAAGTTGGAGCAACTGCTTCCTGTTCCCAATCTCTCACAG CTCAGTGCCATGATCTCCTCAGAGCCCACTAATCTGGACGCATGTGGGGGCTTCATCCCCGAAGGCAGCGACCTCAAAACTCTCCTCCTGTACCAGCAGTCCAAGGGCCTCCTGTCTGGTAAAG CAACCATCTCGTCTTCAGTGGGCGAGTGTGTGCTCTCGTCGCTAGCCTTCCGACCCAAACCTGTCGAGCCGcctccgccgcctcctcctccccctcctcctcctcctcctccccctccccccccacagCCCGTGGTCAGCCCCCCGATCGCAAGCCCGCTCGCTGACCACGACGACTTAGGTGACATGTCAGACCAGTCGGATGACATGGCGGTCCTTGTCACCGCCTCTCAAGTCGACACCGCAGCCAGTAGCGGAGCCGCAAAGGGTCTCCCACAAACAGCGGTTTCTGAGGCGAATCTGGGGCTGGAGGCGGAGCAAAGAAAAGGAGACGACGAGGCCGTGACGGTAGACAAGTTGGAACAACCACGAACACCCTTGAAATCCATCCCCTTCAAGGTCGTGACGGTGCCCATGAAAACGGCGTCGCCGCATTCCACCGTGACAAAAGATGGCCAAAAGGTCCAAACGCAGCGAGTCACCCTGCACCAGTGGGTGTCGCAGATAGCCACCAACACCATCTCCCTCCCGGCCTTGCCGCCGCTCCCCCTTGACAGGCTTAGCGATGACGACTACTCCAGGCCGAGCATCCGGAGAAAGAAGCAAATCAGGCCCCCCGCCGACCGGTTCAACTGCAGCATGTGCGACAAAAGCTTCCCTTACCAGTCCAAGCTCATGGACCACGAGCGCatccacacgggcgagaagcccTTCGCATGCACGTCGTGCAACAAAAGCTTCCGCACGCAGGCATTCCTCAACAACCACCTGAAGACGCACAGCACGGCACGGCCGTACGCCTGCGGCCAGTGCGGCAAGTGCTTCGCCAAGCTGCAGAGCCTCACCAAGCACATGCTGGCCCACAGCGGCCAGAAGCCCTTCTACTGTGACATCTGCAACAAGGGCTTCACGCAGTCCACCTACTTCAAGAGGCACATGGAGTGCCACACCAGCCAGATGACGTTCCCGTGCAAGCACTGCAACAAGAGCTTCCCGACCTCCTTCAAGCTGAGTAACCACGAGCGCTGGCACACCCGAGACCGCCCGCACATGTGCGAGCGCTGCGGCAAGCGCTTCCTGGTGCCCAGCCTGCTGAAGCGACACATGGGCTACCACATTGGCGACCGCCAGTACCTCTGCTCCCAGTGCGGTAAGACTTTCGTTTACCTCTCAGACCTGAAACGACACCAGCAGGACCACATCCCCAAAGCCAAGATCCCGTGCCCCGTGTGCCAAAAGAAGTTCTCCAGCAAGTACTGCCTGAGGGTGCACCTGCGTATCCACACTCGGGAGAGGCCGTACCGCTGCTCCATATGCGAGAAGAGCTTCACGCAAGTGGGGAACTTGAAGGTCCACATCCGGCTGCACACCAACGAGCGGCCCTTCAGCTGCGAAGTGTGCGGCAAGACGTACAAGCTGGCGTCGCACCTCAACGTCCACAAACGGACTCACTCGTGCAAGAAGCCGTGGATGTGCGACACGTGCGGGAAGGGCTTTACCGTGCCGGGCCTGCTGAAGAACCACGAGCAGGTGCACCTGCGCGAGGCCAACCCGGACTTAGCTGCCAAGCGCAGGAACAGGGGCAAGCAGAAGAAAAACTCCCTCAAGAGGAAGtttgacgaggaggaggaggaaggcatCGACGAATACTGA
- the LOC133397423 gene encoding uncharacterized protein LOC133397423 encodes MREKIFKAPCVLLSLFTSLNLCCGQFGTPITDDVSKLSLLKHNIPSDYEIPLHYIPKEVAGACWVVLNVYPLEQSLRNLANMFGADSSNKENILVFIAMLKSLRFTFDHQELETAMQVFQCHYQEGSLKNELYFNYIEDILHVAGQETSKFSCKPPSCLSTANAPGDHKEGRDYIWWKRTPLLLVFIPVTACVALIIWRVTSTRHLAEHAAEDIEMAPCDTVPSVTVSIPLQRAHESR; translated from the exons ATGAGGGAGAAA ATCTTCAAGGCACCTTGTGTCCTCCTGAGTCTGTTCACAAGTTTGAATCTGTGCTGTGGACAATTTGGAACCCCAATAACTGATGATGTGAGCAAGCTGTCGCTTCTG AAGCACAACATCCCTTCCGATTATGAGATTCCGCTTCATTACATTCCCAAAGAAGTG GCTGGTGCGTGCTGGGTGGTGTTGAACGTCTATCCTTTGGAGCAAAGTCTTCGCAACCTGGCCAACATGTTTGGCGCCGACTCCTCCAACAAGGAAAATATCCTGGTCTTCATCGCCATGCTGAAGAGCTTGCGCTTCACGTTTGACCACCAGGAACTG GAAACCGCGATGCAAGTCTTCCAGTGTCACTACCAGGAGGGGAGCTTGAAGAACGAGCTGTATTTCAACTACATCGAGGATATCCTCCACGTTGCAGGTCAAGAGACATCCAAATTCTCCTGCAAGCCACCATCGTGTCTCAGTACAGCAAATGCACCAG GGGATCACAAGGAAGGTCGTGATTACATATGGTGGAAAAGAACGCCGTTGCTGCTGGTGTTCATTCCTGTAACGGCTTGCGTCGCTCTCATCATATGGCGG GTCACATCTACGAGACATTTAGCAGAGCACGCTGCTGAGGATATAGAAATGGCACCTTGTGACACCGTTCCCAGCGTGACTGTCTCCATCCCGCTTCAAAGGGCCCATGAAAGCAGATGA
- the lmod2b gene encoding leiomodin-2, producing MSCFGYRRELSKYEDVDEDELLASLSPEELAELEKELVDIDPDANVPIGLRQRDQTDKTPTGTFSREALMKYWEAETQKILENEIAGTSPKTDEEDEGVTDRKSESEDEKDDGSEKEQQQQKEEEEEEDEEEDESEEEEEEVVTEEDEEDDDEGEKAHVEPVLPPTPVNVPQQLKPQRAEPVRLTPPPQPADPNANGNPTVVDEALQRSLSDDPELTEVNLNNIDDISQETLIRFAEALRPNTHVRVFSLANTHADDPVALAIAKMLRENSSIVSLNIESNYVSGKGVLALVQALPGNNTLTELRFHNQRHICGGQVEMEMVKILRENHTLIKLGYQFNLPGPRMSMTGILTRNQDRQRQKRLQEQRQQQQQGAPEGATNPRTTALRGTPCSSPRSSPWSSPKVPRSNLAKKQTPPAPPPPPPPPPPPPPPPPPPLPLLPSRQEKKKPTRTIAEVIKSHEASSKKSKTKGKKGKKGKAKDETTCILKELKNALRPVAAERRGEEGSRPSTPMRSAHDQLMDSIRNSSIRSLRKVELPLHLR from the exons ATGAGTTGTTTCGGATACCGCCGGGAGCTGAGCAAGTACGAAGACGTGGACGAGGATGAGCTCCTGGCGTCACTCAGCCCCGAAGAGCTGGCCGAGCTGGAGAAGGAGCTGGTGGACATCGACCCCGACGCCAACGTGCCCATTGGGCTACGACAGAGGGACCAGACCGACAAGACCCCGACCGGGACCTTCAGCAGAGAGGCCCTCATGAAATATTGGGAAGCCGAGACCCAGAAAATCCTCGAAAATGAAATCGCTGGAACCAGCCCTAAAACG GATGAAGAAGACGAGGgtgtgacagacagaaaaagCGAATCAGAGGACGAAAAGGATGACGGAAGCGAGAAAgagcaacaacagcaaaaagaggaggaagaagaggaggatgaagaagaggatgaaagcgaagaggaggaggaggaggtcgtAACAGAAGAGGAcgaagaagacgacgacgaagGGGAAAAAGCTCACGTGGAGCCCGTATTGCCGCCGACGCCTGTCAACGTCCCCCAGCAGCTGAAGCCGCAGAGGGCGGAGCCTGTCAGACTGACTCCTCCCCCTCAACCTGCAGACCCTAACGCCAACGGGAACCCCACCGTCGTGGACGAGGCCCTGCAGCGATCGCTCAGCGACGACCCCGAGCTTACGGAAGTTAACTTGAACAACATCGACGACATCTCACAG GAGACTCTTATCCGATTCGCGGAAGCTCTGAGGCCCAACACGCACGTGCGCGTCTTCAGCCTCGCCAATACCCACGCGGACGACCCGGTGGCTCTGGCCATCGCCAAGATGCTGCGGGAGAACTCGTCCATCGTGAGCCTCAACATCGAGTCCAACTACGTGAGCGGGAAGGGCGTCCTGGCGCTGGTTCAAGCCCTCCCAGGAAACAACACCCTGACCGAGCTCCGATTCCATAACCAGAGGCACATCTGTGGAGGACAG GTAGAGATGGAGATGGTGAAGATACTTCGGGAAAACCACACCTTGATCAAGCTGGGCTACCAGTTTAACCTACCTGGTCCCAGGATGAGCATGACGGGCATCCTCACCAGGAACCAGGACCGTCAGAGGCAGAAACGACTGCAGGAGCAGAGGCAACAGCAGCAACAGGGGGCGCCGGAAGGAGCCACCAACCCCCGGACCACTGCACTG CGAGGAACACCCTGCAGCTCACCTAGatcctctccttggtcctctccTAAAGTCCCGCGCAGCAACCTGGCTAAGAAACAGACACCTCCTGCACCTCCACCACCgcctcccccaccaccaccaccaccaccaccaccaccccctccTCTGCCACTGCTTCCCTCTCGTCAGGAGAAGAAGAAGCCCACCCGGACCATCGCGGAGGTGATCAAATCCCACGAGGCGAGCAGCAAGAAGTCCAAGACCAAAGGGAAGAAGGGCAAGAAGGGCAAGGCCAAGGACGAGACCACCTGCATCCTGAAGGAGCTGAAGAACGCGCTGAGGCCCGTGGCGGCGGAGAGGCGGGGGGAGGAGGGCAGCAGGCCGTCCACCCCCATGAGGTCGGCCCACGACCAGCTGATGGACTCCATCCGGAACAGCAGCATCCGCAGCCTGAGGAAG gtTGAACTCCCGTTACACCTACGATAA